A genomic window from Centroberyx gerrardi isolate f3 chromosome 14, fCenGer3.hap1.cur.20231027, whole genome shotgun sequence includes:
- the LOC139923165 gene encoding E3 ubiquitin/ISG15 ligase TRIM25, translated as MSFSKPARLLAYELSCPICLQLFSDPVALPCGHNYCLSCIRKASDTIDGNGKALPRCPECREEYEGADSLHKNFKLCSIIEGYRATALSQDGQPETVQKLEVFCDHCIDGGTPAVKTCLRCEVSLCARHLQRHQEKESFRSHSLVEPQNELGTRACATHGRPLEYFCSSDMTSLCATCFIEGAHQNHDVLTFDVAEEEMRRALESRSKVVSCRLQMTESLLQRAAVERGASEAIGDKLVNKAVTLMDNMAALVDRYRERLSVLLEEERGQRRQSWHLGLAALEDQQQQLLEAQQNATQALNETDKCLFIHRFMLIESQLREAVTGSVSSKIPSQTPLNTKQLQAGLKTQDFRSEMTRLLESLHVVLNPLQLTFNLSTAHPSLTLSNDLRTVKYSPTKLPYGENLERFTSAPQVLCTQGFSSGDHVWVVEVGVHSMWSLGLCYKSVPRRGDHSRLGHNTVSWRLQWKNKKLTACHASSNMGLGETAIQPLRIEVALDYEGGTLEFHSTKGRREHLHTFRTVFREPVYPAFSIHSNTSESWITLQSGM; from the exons ATGTCTTTCTCCAAGCCGGCGCGGCTGCTAGCCTACGAACTGAGCTGCCCCATCTGCCTCCAGCTCTTCTCTGACCCGGTGGCTCTTCCTTGTGGCCACAACTACTGCCTTTCCTGCATCCGCAAGGCCTCAGACACCATTGACGGGAATGGCAAAGCACTCCCACGTTGCCCCGAGTGCCGCGAGGAGTACGAGGGCGCAGACTCCCTGCACAAGAACTTCAAACTCTGTAGCATCATCGAGGGTTACCGGGCCACTGCGCTGTCGCAGGACGGCCAGCCAGAGACGGTGCAGAAGCTGGAGGTCTTCTGCGACCACTGTATAGACGGGGGGACGCCGGCGGTGAAGACCTGCCTGAGGTGCGAGGTGTCACTGTGTGCCAGGCACCTTCAGAGGCACCAGGAGAAGGAGTCGTTCAGGTCCCACTCCCTGGTGGAGCCCCAGAACGAGCTGGGGACGAGGGCCTGCGCCACCCACGGGCGTCCCCTGGAGTACTTTTGTTCCAGCGACATGACCTCGCTGTGCGCCACGTGCTTCATTGAAGGCGCTCACCAGAACCACGACGTTCTCACCTTCGACGTGGCCGAAGAGGAGATGAGGCGAGCGCTGGAGAGCCGCAGCAAG GTGGTTTCCTGCAGGCTGCAGATGACAGAGAGTCTCCTACAGAGGGCAGCAGTGGAGCGGGGAGCCTCTGAAGCCATTGGAGACAAGCTGGTCAACAAGGCTGTCACACTCATGGACAACATGGCCGCACTGGTGGACAG GTACAGGGAGCGTCTGAGCGTGctgttggaggaggagagaggccagCGCAGACAGAGCTGGCACCTTGGACTGGCTGCACTGgaagaccagcagcagcagttacTGGAGGCCCAGCAAAATGCCACACAGGCCCTCAATGAGACGGACAAGTGCCTCTTCATACACAG GTTCATGCTGATTGAGTCCCAGCTGAGAGAAGCCGTCACAGGCTCCGTTTCCTCCAAGATCCCCTCACAGACTCCACTCAACACCAAGCAGCTCCAGGCGGGCCTCAAAACCCAGGACTTCCGCTCGGAGATGACCCGCCTCCTGGAGTCCCTCCATGTCGTCCTCAACCCCCTGCAGCTCACCTTCAACCTCAGCACTGCCCACCCCAGCTTGACTCTCTCCAACGACCTGCGCACCGTCAAGTATAGCCCCACCAAACTGCCATACGGGGAGAACCTTGAGCGTTTCACAAGCGCGCCCCAGGTCCTGTGCACCCAGGGGTTCTCGAGCGGGGATCACGTGTGGGTAGTAGAAGTGGGGGTCCACAGCATGTGGTCGCTGGGCCTGTGCTACAAGAGCGTCCCTCGCCGCGGCGACCACAGTCGTCTAGGACACAACACCGTCTCCTGGCGACTGCAGTGGAAAAACAAGAAGCTGACGGCGTGCCACGCCTCCTCCAACATGGGGCTGGGGGAAACGGCCATTCAGCCGCTGAGAATTGAGGTGGCGCTGGACTACGAGGGCGGGACGCTGGAGTTCCACAGCACCAAAGGGCGAAGGGAGCACCTCCACACCTTCAGGACCGTGTTCAGGGAGCCGGTTTACCCAGCGTTCAGTATCCACTCCAACACATCAGAGTCCTGGATCACGCTGCAGAGTGGCATGTGA
- the LOC139923164 gene encoding twist-related protein 2-like: MREEEQSNDDHAEGGVASSEEDTGRPPSNACPVVVATPGITGRKRQTGPRTEDHVISATATTLAEDGKTKPGDDTRLHTPTGPKRVKKSPQHRPPSSGPSLSPLPGPGPGGLSILEDPHTQRVIANIRERQRTQSLNDAFASLRKIIPTLPSDKLSKIQILKLASRYIDFLYQVLQSDEMDSKVAGCNYLAHERLSYAFSVWRMEGAWSTMSASH; the protein is encoded by the coding sequence atgagggaggaggagcagtcCAACGATGACCACGCTGAGGGAGGGGTTGCTTCCAGCGAGGAAGACACGGGGAGACCACCCTCCAACGCCTGTCCTGTTGTTGTAGCGACACCGGGGATCACCGGGCGCAAGCGGCAGACAGGCCCGCGGACGGAGGATCATGTTATCAGCGCTACCGCCACCACATTAGCAGAGGACGGCAAGACCAAGCCGGGGGACGACACTCGCCTCCACACCCCGACCGGACCCAAGAGAGTCAAGAAGAGCCCCCAGCATCGGCCGCCTTCCTCAGgcccgtccctctctcctcttcctggtcctggtcctggaggTCTTTCAATCCTGGAGGACCCACACACCCAGCGGGTGATCGCCAACATCCGCGAGCGCCAGAGGACGCAGTCCCTGAACGACGCCTTCGCCTCGCTGCGTAAAATCATTCCTACGCTCCCCTCCGACAAACTGAGCAAGATCCAGATCCTGAAGTTGGCGTCGCGCTACATTGACTTTCTCTACCAGGTTCTGCAGAGCGACGAGATGGACAGTAAGGTGGCTGGATGTAACTACCTGGCCCACGAGAGGCTGAGCTACGCATTCTCCGTCTGGAGGATGGAAGGTGCCTGGTCGACTATGTCTGCCAGTCACTAG